The sequence below is a genomic window from Hydractinia symbiolongicarpus strain clone_291-10 chromosome 10, HSymV2.1, whole genome shotgun sequence.
ttattgaAAGTCGgctgtggtaaaaatataaaaatgttaacacTCCTATTAACACTGTCAGAAATATGGTCGACAAAACCGCTAATATAAATAGTACACCATCTGAAGGAGTCCTccatgaaaaataaaacattgagATAAAACATGTTATAGCACCACAAAGAACAATAATGTTTAGTTCAGTAATGGACCAATTCATGACATCAACTACAAGCATCGGAAGCCACATGTCGGACACAACAATGCAGAATGTGGAGAAAAAGGAGCCGCACAACAGTAACAAAGTATCTATGCACTTAAACAACTCTTTGGTTACTAAAAACATTGTTTGCTTTTTGTCATTGACTTCCTTTATCAGTGGATTATTCTCCGTTTTTGTGTTATAGGTAATTGAAAATTCGTGCACCTTTGTTGTTTCATTTGTTGACAAACTTCCATAGTGGACATTGTGATcactttttttgtttgcttcAGCATGttctttttcgttttctttCAGGTCATATTCTTTGGACAAATCAAATACTAGAAACGTACAGATTATTTGCAAGAGGATAAATAGAACAGCCATGTACAAACCAGGTGCGTTTACATACTCTATCTTCCATTTTCCTATCCCGACGTTTACAGATTTAAAGGCGAAATTGAAGCCTGGCCCTACCAAGAAGCCAGAAGCAAACATCATCCCCATAATTGAAAGCTTAGATGATAATTTATCTGAAGGATAACACCTCGCTAATTCACCTGAAATTACTGATCTTAGTGGCCCACCAATTCCAGATATTAGTCTGCCAAAAAGTAAAAACCATGCTGAAAATGGAAGAGCATACAAGATATTTCCAATGATCACCATAAAGTTGCAAATAAATATTGTTTGACGAACATTTCTGTAACGATCAACGAGTCTTCCAATAAAAATGGAGGATACCACTCCTGCAACAAGATATGCTGCTGaaataaaactataaaataattttggacTTGAAGTTTGGACGAGCTCTCTAAGGTACAACCACAATGTCAAAAATGTTACACTGTATTCCATACCAAGAAACAAGCATTCTAATGCAAACGCTATTgttgttaattttctttttcgttcCCACCTTTTTCTGTCGAATTGGATTTCATCCATCTAGAAATAAACATCGGTTAAAATTTGTGCACATTAAAGCTGATATGCCCTTTGTATTGCCTTTTACATAAGACAGATGTACTGATATTGTGCATCATCAACAAAGTAAATTATACAAGCTTTTGTCAAGACACCCATTTGTCAAAGCCaacacgattttttattttttgtttcttttaaggaGTGACATCTTCTTGTGTAATTTGACGTGTATCGTAATACGTTACACACGAGATTATATATTCTGTTCTGAATCTCGCATCTAGACAATCTGGTGTAAAAAACTACAATACTTAGTTAGGGTGCATAAAACCGCCACCACCCCCACCAAATGACTTAGGTTCGTTTTCATTGAGATGTATTTTACACTCCACAAAATCCTTGTCTATAGAGATATGTTTTGTGCTCAAAAGAAACTCTTGTGCTCAGcgacaaagttaaatcaatatGCAACGTACAAATCTAAAAGTCAACGTTGTGTTCTTGAGTATTTTGACCTATTGCGTAATTTCAgcaaaatgtcaacaaaagttaaaaaaaccaaCATGAAGTTTAAACATTCAAGGGAACAACAGAGATATGTGCAAGACAAAAGTGAATCTAGCATCACGCAAGATTTCATgctttttttaccaaaattttttGCTCGGCTTTCGTGTAGTCATTAAAGCAAAAATCAACATCTCGTTTTGTAGCCCCCTAAGAAAATTTACTAAGCTAGGAAAGCAGGCCAGCCTTGTCAGAATTGCAGAATTTGAGTCGTTTCTATAAAAGCTTGCGTATTATTAATTACAAATGAGAGTTCTTTATTACCGCTCATAATTTCTTTCAGCTTGTTTACGTAACACTCTTGCGCCTTATGTTATCTGTTTGTGAAGTTTAAACTTGTGGTCAGGTCGCCATGACAATAATAATCTGTTAACACAAAAGTATACGCAAGCTATAATTCGCAGTTAGCATGTTTTGATAACATTTTGCGAAACTGGGTATTGCAACCGAGATGAAGGTTTGCTAAATTTTTTCTGTTgttcaataaataaaatttttaaaaatttcagttaTTGAACAACATTACACCGGGACGAAATAATGCCTGTGCCAAAATTAGTATAGACAAAATAAGAATTGATTTAATGAACTATTAATGAACTAACTACTATTTAATGACGTATTTATTCTTATACTTTCCTAAAAAGCTCTACTCTTAAAGCATAAAGGAAAATTGCAgaacaaattaataaatttagatCTTCATTGAGTTAAACTATCATTCACTTATCATTTCAGTTTGGCAAAGtcaatttaaatttttgcttaAATAAAACAACACGATGCCTTATATGGCTCAATAAGCACATATTACTCCGACACATTACCCTGACACATTACCGTGACACGCGAAAGCTTCTGTGTTGTGTTTTGTAACGTCTAGCCTCATCTTGGTAAACATGTATCACATTTGGTACGCCCGAACGAGACGGTACAAAATTATCATACTAATTTTTagtatgttttttcttgtatgtCTTTTGCATGGTACATGTGAAATGGCCCCTATGGGATTTCGTTTAGAGACAATTATAGTTTGTGTTTTTGAGTTGTCCCTTGTGGTGCGCTAATGTCATTGTGTGTGTTAGTCGTGCGTATCGTAGCTGTGCAGTAATTGTTATGTTTTTGTGTCACTTTTGTGTATAAATAAGAGTTGTATTTCTGTGTAAAACAGTTGCTTAGCGTTGTGAACAGCGAGAACAGTTTACTACGGATTTTGAGGATTTGTACTTTATTATTGGAAAGAAACTGTTGAATCTTACAAAATTCTGTCTTTTTATGTGAACCGAACAACAACGCGCAGTAACATAGTAGTAAACTTGCTGTAGTAGTGGTTCGAGAAAATTTATACGTGGCACAGGACGTGATAAGAAGAATTTACTCTCGacaaaaagatgatcatcaaagaAAGCAGAAAGATATTTCGGTGAGCAAATACAACAATTTTCCTTCCGAAACAGAAGTCAGCGACTAAAACATCCTTCGTTTTTATTTCACGCCTGGTCACCAAACCCCTGACGTCACCTTATCTCCAtcatatccacatttcgacgtgctgcaatcttgttgttcccgtcgtcctgtgctgtagtgaggcaatttgttTGTCTCGTGTTTTCCAACCAACGTTCATATGGTTCTgcttggttcaagctgctgtagatttggtgacgttatctccgtCATATCCACATTTTGACGTGCTGCAATTTTGTTATTCCCGTCGTCCTTtgctgtagtgaggcaatttgttTGTCTCGTGTTCTTTAACCCACGCTCATTTGGTTCTGCTTGGCTCGAGCTGTTGTGgtcttggtgacgttatctccgtcatatccacatttcgacgtgctgcaatcttgTTATTCCCGTCGTTctgtgctgtagtgaggcaatttgtttgtctcgtgttctccaaccaacgttcatttggttctgctTGGTTCAAGCTGTTGTGgtcttggtgacgttatctccgtcatatccacatttcgacgtgctgcaatcttgttattcccgtcgtcctgtgctgtagtgaggcaatttgtttgtctcgtgttctttaaccaacgttcatttggttctgcttggttcaagctgctgtagtcttggtgacgatatctccgtcatatccacatttcgacgtgctgcaatcttgttattcccgtcgtcctgtgctgtagtgaggcaatttgttTGTCTCGTGTTCTTCAACCAACGTTTATTTGGTTCTgcttggttcaagctgctgtagtcttggtgacgttatctccgtcatatccacatttcgacgtgctgcaatcttggtattcccgtcgtcctgtgctgtagtgaggcaatttgtctgtctcgtgttctccaaccaacgttcatttggttctgattggttcaagctgctgtagtcttggtgacgttatctccgtTGTATCCACATTCCGACGTGCTGTAGTCTTGGTATTCCCGTCGTTctgtgctgtagtgaggcaatttatttgtctcgtgttctccaaccaacgttcatttggttctgattggttcaagctgctgtagtcttggtAACGTTATCTCCGTTGTATCCACATTTTGACGTGCTGTAATCTTGGTATTCCCGTCGTTctgtgctgtagtgaggcaatttatttgtctcgtgttctccaaccaacgttcatttggttctgcttggttcaagctgctgtagtcttggtgacgttatTTCCGTCATATCATGTCTTATTCAGATACTCTCCCACTTGCTCGGACCAAGAAAATGACTAGCAAGGGAAAGGAATATATATTTTCCTTGAAGGAATCATTCAAGCGAAAGGTGCTCCTTGAGATTGATCGACTGATTGCAGAAATGGATATTGCCTTATCGGATGAAAATTATGCCTTCATCTTTAACAACGTGGACATCCTTGGCGTAAAACTGTCTGAATTTAAAGCTTACAGCCATGAATGTATGGCATTAGCGAATTCAGAAGAACTGAAGGAAGATTTAAATGCAGAATTGACTAGACTTGAGGATAGGGTTCGACTCTTTCAGCATCATTGTAATGATTGGCTAAAAAGAAATGAATGGGCGTGGAACCAGTATGAAAAATCAAAGCTTCATGCTGACGACAACACAAATGCTCTGTTGAGAGATGACGCTCTTGGATTCACAACTCCTAAATCATCAAAGTTCCCCGTTGTTGATCGGGCAACTACCAGCCTAAAAGCTGATGTTATTATTCACCCGAAGTCAGTTGGAAAGTCGCATAGATCGCACAGATCGCCCTCGACACGTTCGAAAGAGACAAGATCTTCAGGTCGTTCGCAAGTATCTTCCTTGCGTAGTCGTG
It includes:
- the LOC130612180 gene encoding uncharacterized protein LOC130612180, which translates into the protein MDEIQFDRKRWERKRKLTTIAFALECLFLGMEYSVTFLTLWLYLRELVQTSSPKLFYSFISAAYLVAGVVSSIFIGRLVDRYRNVRQTIFICNFMVIIGNILYALPFSAWFLLFGRLISGIGGPLRSVISGELARCYPSDKLSSKLSIMGMMFASGFLVGPGFNFAFKSVNVGIGKWKIEYVNAPGLYMAVLFILLQIICTFLVFDLSKEYDLKENEKEHAEANKKSDHNVHYGSLSTNETTKVHEFSITYNTKTENNPLIKEVNDKKQTMFLVTKELFKCIDTLLLLCGSFFSTFCIVVSDMWLPMLVVDVMNWSITELNIIVLCGAITCFISMFYFSWRTPSDGVLFILAVLSTIFLTVLIGVLTFLYFYHSRLSINIFMWVVYDIGFGILIILEEIFFIGCLAKMVSSRIQTYAESVRLSMSRLGALTGLLTSATLFEWMKVVGPIYMAMSLLLACLIILRRKRLQRPTLLIE